The Acidobacteriota bacterium genome window below encodes:
- a CDS encoding class I SAM-dependent methyltransferase: protein MTDSLSTRDFYDRLASHYHLVYGDWEGSLERQGQALQRILRAKWGDRITSVLDAACGIGTQSLALAKAGYRVTASDLSPQAVERARQEAQERLLEIDFAVADMRHLADTHRQPHDLVMACDNAVTHLLDEAEIGRTFEQFYRCANPGGGCLISVRDYAQLPTEGIHFEPHGVREVDGKRQVLFQIWKFDGAIYEMSLYRVEDAGGRDCQTIVGRARYHAITIPRLMALMEGAGFEGIERVDGAFFQPVLIGHRR, encoded by the coding sequence GTGACCGATTCCCTCTCGACCCGCGACTTCTACGACCGGCTGGCGTCCCACTACCACCTCGTCTACGGTGACTGGGAGGGCAGTCTCGAACGCCAGGGACAGGCCCTGCAGCGCATCCTGAGAGCCAAATGGGGAGACCGCATCACCAGCGTGCTGGACGCCGCCTGCGGTATTGGCACCCAGTCCCTTGCCCTCGCCAAGGCCGGCTACCGGGTCACCGCGTCGGACCTCTCCCCACAGGCCGTCGAGCGGGCTCGCCAGGAGGCCCAGGAACGCCTCCTCGAGATCGACTTCGCGGTCGCCGACATGCGCCACCTGGCGGACACCCATCGGCAGCCCCACGACCTGGTGATGGCTTGCGACAACGCCGTCACCCACCTGCTCGACGAGGCCGAGATCGGCCGTACTTTCGAGCAGTTCTACCGCTGCGCCAATCCCGGTGGCGGCTGCCTGATCTCGGTGCGCGACTACGCCCAGCTTCCCACCGAGGGCATTCACTTCGAGCCTCACGGCGTCCGCGAAGTCGACGGCAAGCGGCAAGTCCTGTTCCAGATCTGGAAGTTCGATGGCGCGATCTACGAGATGAGCCTCTACCGGGTGGAGGACGCCGGCGGCCGAGACTGCCAGACCATCGTCGGTCGAGCGCGCTATCACGCCATCACCATTCCCCGGCTGATGGCGCTGATGGAGGGCGCCGGCTTCGAGGGCATCGAGCGGGTCGACGGAGCCTTCTTTCAACCGGTGCTGATCGGCCACCGCCGCTGA
- a CDS encoding GNAT family N-acetyltransferase: MEIAAEPGLLRRWRRGDEASLVRYANNRRIWRHLLDRFPNPYGPAEAKAWIDSQQGIERPTNLAIEYRGEAVGSVGLEPFTDVYRRTAEVGYWIAEAHWGRGLATAAVVAFTDYAFANFDFERLQATVFATNPASGRVLEKAGYHLEGRLRRAIFKDGEVLDAVLWARIRTPEDGGAVE, translated from the coding sequence GTGGAGATCGCCGCCGAGCCTGGCCTGCTCCGCCGCTGGCGCCGTGGCGACGAAGCGTCCCTGGTGCGCTACGCCAACAACCGTCGCATCTGGCGCCATCTCCTCGACCGCTTCCCCAACCCCTACGGTCCCGCCGAGGCCAAGGCCTGGATCGACAGCCAGCAAGGCATCGAGCGGCCGACCAACCTCGCCATCGAGTACCGGGGTGAAGCCGTCGGCAGCGTCGGGCTCGAGCCCTTCACCGACGTCTATCGGCGTACCGCCGAGGTCGGCTACTGGATCGCCGAGGCTCACTGGGGTCGCGGCCTGGCGACGGCGGCCGTCGTCGCCTTCACCGACTATGCCTTCGCCAACTTCGATTTCGAGCGCCTCCAGGCCACCGTCTTTGCCACCAACCCGGCCTCCGGTCGGGTGCTCGAGAAGGCCGGCTATCACCTCGAAGGCCGTCTCCGGCGCGCCATCTTCAAAGACGGCGAAGTCCTCGACGCCGTCCTCTGGGCCCGCATCCGAACCCCCGAGGACGGCGGCGCCGTGGAGTGA
- a CDS encoding haloalkane dehalogenase gives MKALRTPDERFENLPGYSFAPHYAELGSGLRMHYVDEGPADAAPVLLLHGEPSWSYLYRKMVPPLAAAGHRVVAPDLIGFGRSDKPTERSDYTYQSHLAWLRELLFESLDLSAITLFCQDWGGLLGLRLVAEAGERFARVVVSNTGLPIGSKTRNEAFDAWQRYSQEVPVFPAGRIIQGATVQELPPEVVAAYDAPFPDESFKAGARQFPMLVPLQDEEPEALANLAAWHQLTAWEKPLLTAFGDSDPIFSGGERIFETKVPGAHGQAHRRLAGGGHFIQEDCGEELAQMVIDFAAGS, from the coding sequence ATGAAGGCGTTGAGAACCCCTGACGAACGCTTCGAGAACCTACCGGGTTACTCGTTCGCGCCCCACTATGCGGAGCTCGGCTCGGGCCTCCGCATGCACTATGTCGACGAGGGGCCGGCGGATGCTGCTCCCGTACTGCTGCTCCATGGCGAGCCGTCCTGGAGCTACCTCTATCGCAAGATGGTGCCGCCCTTGGCGGCCGCGGGGCATCGGGTGGTGGCGCCGGATTTGATCGGGTTCGGGCGCTCGGACAAGCCGACGGAGCGCTCCGACTACACCTATCAGAGCCATCTCGCCTGGCTGCGCGAGCTGCTCTTCGAGAGCCTCGATCTGTCGGCGATCACTCTGTTTTGCCAGGACTGGGGCGGTCTCCTCGGGCTCCGGCTGGTGGCCGAGGCGGGGGAGCGCTTCGCCCGCGTGGTGGTCTCGAACACCGGCTTGCCGATCGGCAGCAAGACCCGCAACGAAGCCTTCGATGCCTGGCAGCGCTATTCGCAGGAAGTACCGGTCTTTCCGGCCGGCCGAATCATCCAGGGAGCGACGGTCCAGGAGCTGCCGCCGGAGGTCGTGGCGGCCTACGATGCTCCCTTTCCGGACGAGAGCTTCAAGGCCGGAGCGCGCCAGTTCCCGATGCTGGTGCCACTACAGGACGAAGAGCCCGAAGCCCTCGCCAATCTCGCCGCATGGCACCAGCTGACCGCTTGGGAAAAGCCGCTACTGACCGCCTTTGGCGACAGCGACCCGATCTTCTCTGGCGGCGAGCGCATCTTCGAGACCAAAGTACCGGGCGCCCACGGCCAGGCCCATCGCCGCCTCGCCGGCGGCGGCCACTTCATTCAGGAAGACTGCGGTGAAGAGCTCGCCCAGATGGTGATCGACTTCGCTGCGGGCTCCTGA
- a CDS encoding tetratricopeptide repeat protein, protein MTSERWRRIEELFEGAAALPRAERRAFLAARAADDEDLVRAVEELLLAETEAAGFLERPALEGGLPNGEERRIGAYRLLRKIGEGGMSTVFLARRDDEQFRRQVVLKVVRRGMESVETARRLRIERQILAGLDHPNIARLFDGGMTEDGLPYFVMEHIDGLAIDEYCQLQRLSVDERLLLFRKVCSAVHYAHQKLIVHRDLKPSNILVGADGEPKLLDFGIAKLLDPEIAGGDFEATAAWMRWMTPHFASPEQIRGSMVTTASDVYSLGVLLYRLLTGRYPYDLDGRSLREVEKIVTDGRITKPSTSVRTTPGAEMPPVERLDRRLSGDLDTIVLKALQPAPQRRYGSAADFADDLRRHQEGYPVRARPDTLGYRAAKFLRRHWVPAASVAAVVLTLAGSTVGLIFQSLRVTRERDQARAAIAFVKQAFQVAGEGEELTVRQAVDRSLAAMDRGLSDQPEIRATLLDTTGTIYLNLGALQQARGQLEKAVEARRSLYGDASPEVAESRGTLAVALARLGEFEAGREAARLASEQVLADLGEAHPLRVKTLNDFVTVLCWEGDYATAEPLSLQALEEARRQAPEQAEVARALSNRAFLENRGGDFAAATDLYREALERRRQAVGDLHPEVAELLNNLALALKQQDRLAEAEEMYRQTLSTQGRLYGEDNPNVALTENNLATLLRRRGLLEEAEASYRSSLGKVERSLGKSHYGALVVSTGLALTLTEAGRPEEAETLLLAGLPSWRERLDGSWMIAYAEGALGWSLAAQGRLERAEALLGTSYRAIAEAQGPDNQRTRDAYDRLRRFYERVGRPAEVERWKPED, encoded by the coding sequence ATGACCTCTGAACGCTGGCGTCGCATCGAAGAGTTGTTCGAGGGGGCAGCGGCTCTGCCGCGGGCGGAACGTCGTGCCTTCCTGGCGGCCCGGGCCGCCGACGACGAAGACTTGGTGCGGGCCGTCGAGGAGCTTCTGCTGGCCGAAACGGAAGCCGCCGGGTTCCTCGAGCGGCCGGCCCTCGAGGGCGGTCTTCCGAACGGCGAGGAACGTCGGATCGGGGCCTATCGCTTGCTGCGCAAGATCGGCGAGGGTGGCATGAGCACGGTCTTCCTGGCGCGCCGAGACGACGAGCAGTTCCGGCGTCAGGTGGTGCTCAAGGTCGTGCGGCGGGGGATGGAGTCGGTGGAGACGGCCCGCCGCCTGCGCATCGAGCGGCAGATCCTCGCCGGCCTCGATCACCCCAACATCGCCCGCCTGTTCGACGGTGGGATGACCGAGGACGGCCTGCCCTATTTCGTGATGGAGCACATCGACGGTCTCGCCATCGACGAGTACTGCCAGCTGCAGCGGCTCTCCGTCGACGAGCGGCTGCTCCTCTTCCGCAAGGTCTGCTCGGCGGTGCACTACGCCCATCAAAAGCTGATCGTCCACCGCGATCTCAAACCCTCGAATATCTTGGTCGGAGCCGACGGCGAGCCCAAGCTCCTCGACTTCGGAATCGCCAAGCTGCTCGATCCGGAGATTGCCGGCGGCGACTTCGAGGCCACCGCCGCCTGGATGCGCTGGATGACGCCGCACTTCGCCAGTCCGGAGCAGATTCGCGGTTCGATGGTGACCACCGCCAGCGACGTCTACTCCCTCGGCGTGCTGCTCTATCGCCTGCTCACCGGGCGCTACCCGTACGACCTCGATGGGCGTTCTCTACGCGAGGTGGAGAAGATCGTCACCGATGGCCGGATCACCAAACCGAGCACCTCTGTGCGCACCACGCCGGGGGCCGAAATGCCGCCGGTGGAGCGCCTCGACCGCCGCCTCTCGGGAGATCTCGACACCATCGTCCTGAAGGCCCTGCAGCCGGCACCGCAGCGCCGTTACGGCTCGGCGGCGGACTTCGCCGACGATCTGCGGCGGCATCAAGAGGGTTACCCGGTGCGGGCGCGGCCCGACACCTTGGGGTACCGGGCCGCCAAGTTCCTGCGTCGCCACTGGGTGCCGGCCGCCTCCGTGGCGGCGGTGGTGTTGACCCTGGCCGGGAGCACCGTCGGCCTGATCTTCCAGTCCCTGCGGGTGACCCGGGAGCGGGACCAAGCCCGCGCCGCTATCGCCTTCGTCAAGCAAGCCTTCCAGGTCGCCGGCGAGGGCGAAGAGTTGACCGTCCGCCAAGCCGTCGACCGCAGTCTGGCGGCGATGGATCGGGGATTGTCGGATCAGCCCGAGATTCGCGCCACCTTGCTCGACACCACGGGCACCATCTACCTCAATCTGGGGGCATTGCAACAAGCCAGGGGGCAGCTCGAGAAGGCGGTCGAAGCGCGCCGCTCGCTCTACGGCGACGCCAGTCCGGAGGTTGCCGAGAGCCGGGGTACGCTGGCGGTGGCGTTGGCTCGTCTGGGGGAGTTCGAGGCCGGACGCGAGGCCGCTCGCCTGGCGTCGGAGCAAGTGCTCGCGGACCTCGGCGAGGCCCATCCTCTGCGCGTCAAGACTCTCAACGATTTCGTGACGGTGCTTTGCTGGGAAGGGGACTACGCCACCGCCGAGCCGCTCTCGCTCCAGGCCCTGGAGGAAGCCCGCCGGCAAGCCCCGGAGCAAGCGGAGGTGGCGCGGGCGCTGTCGAATCGGGCCTTTCTGGAGAACCGTGGCGGCGACTTCGCGGCGGCCACCGACCTCTATCGGGAAGCCCTCGAACGGCGCCGTCAGGCGGTCGGCGACCTCCATCCGGAGGTGGCGGAGCTGCTCAACAACCTCGCCCTGGCCCTCAAGCAGCAAGACCGGCTGGCCGAAGCGGAGGAGATGTACCGTCAGACTCTGTCCACTCAAGGGCGTCTCTACGGCGAGGACAACCCCAACGTTGCCCTCACCGAGAACAACCTCGCCACCTTGTTGCGCCGCCGTGGGCTCCTCGAGGAGGCCGAGGCGTCCTACCGCTCGTCTCTCGGCAAGGTCGAGCGCAGCCTGGGGAAGAGCCACTACGGTGCCTTGGTGGTCTCGACCGGGTTGGCCTTGACCCTGACCGAGGCGGGGCGGCCCGAGGAAGCGGAAACGCTGTTGTTGGCCGGCCTACCGAGCTGGAGGGAGCGGCTCGACGGTAGCTGGATGATCGCCTATGCCGAGGGGGCCCTCGGCTGGTCCCTCGCTGCCCAAGGACGCCTCGAGCGAGCCGAGGCCCTGCTCGGTACCAGCTACCGGGCGATCGCCGAGGCCCAGGGGCCGGACAACCAGCGCACCCGCGATGCCTACGACCGCTTGCGCCGCTTCTACGAGCGGGTCGGTCGACCGGCCGAAGTCGAGCGTTGGAAGCCCGAGGACTGA
- a CDS encoding sigma-70 family RNA polymerase sigma factor: MAQGKLTQLLIEWSDGDRKALEELMPLVYDRLQGMADRYLRKERSNHTLEAPGLVNEAFLRLIDQDRVRWRDRAHFFAIASQMMRRILVDHARRHGSAKRGAAFDRVSLSDSDPIPVEKAPDLVALDDALNTLAETHPEGARVVELRYFGGLTQEEISAVMGISTATVIRRWRTTRAWLYRFLVQGETDDL, translated from the coding sequence ATGGCGCAAGGAAAGCTCACCCAGCTACTGATCGAATGGAGCGATGGTGACCGCAAGGCCCTCGAAGAGCTCATGCCCCTGGTCTATGACCGCCTGCAGGGCATGGCCGACCGCTACCTGCGCAAGGAGCGCTCGAACCACACCCTGGAAGCTCCCGGTCTGGTCAACGAGGCCTTCCTCCGGCTGATCGATCAGGATCGCGTGCGCTGGCGCGACCGGGCCCATTTCTTCGCCATCGCCAGCCAGATGATGCGCCGCATTCTGGTCGACCATGCGCGCCGCCACGGTTCGGCGAAGCGCGGCGCTGCCTTCGATCGTGTGTCCTTGAGCGACAGCGATCCGATTCCGGTGGAGAAGGCGCCGGACCTGGTGGCCCTCGACGACGCCCTCAACACCTTGGCGGAAACCCATCCGGAAGGAGCGCGGGTGGTCGAGCTGCGCTACTTCGGCGGCCTGACCCAGGAGGAGATCTCGGCGGTGATGGGGATCTCGACGGCGACCGTGATTCGACGGTGGCGCACCACCCGCGCCTGGCTTTACCGCTTCCTGGTGCAAGGAGAGACCGATGACCTCTGA
- a CDS encoding nucleotidyltransferase family protein, whose protein sequence is MALRTAIAGVLLAAGRSRRFGGPLPKQLFEVEGVPMVRRAALRVLEVDLAEVIVVVGHHAPRVQAAIADLPLRVVLNPRYREGQSTSVRAGLDAVSAVVDGVLFMPCDQPWLSAETLSRLLVRFRSGDEPIVVAAAGERSGAPAIFDRSQFADLAALVGDVGGRQLVRRFPDRVGRCDIGDPRALDDLDHRPP, encoded by the coding sequence ATCGCGCTGAGGACGGCGATCGCCGGAGTCCTGCTGGCGGCTGGTCGTTCCCGTCGCTTCGGCGGCCCCCTCCCGAAGCAGCTCTTCGAGGTCGAGGGCGTGCCGATGGTGCGCCGGGCCGCCCTCAGGGTCCTCGAGGTGGACCTGGCGGAGGTCATCGTGGTCGTCGGCCACCACGCCCCGCGGGTGCAGGCGGCGATTGCCGATCTGCCATTGCGGGTCGTTCTCAACCCACGCTACCGGGAGGGTCAGAGCACCTCCGTCCGGGCCGGTCTGGACGCGGTTTCGGCGGTGGTCGACGGCGTCCTCTTCATGCCCTGCGACCAACCGTGGCTGAGTGCCGAGACCCTCAGCCGTTTACTGGTCCGTTTTCGCTCCGGCGATGAGCCCATCGTCGTCGCCGCCGCCGGCGAACGCAGCGGTGCCCCGGCGATCTTTGATCGCTCCCAGTTCGCCGACCTGGCGGCCCTGGTCGGCGATGTCGGGGGACGCCAGTTGGTGCGACGATTTCCGGATCGCGTCGGGCGCTGCGATATCGGCGATCCGCGGGCCCTCGACGACCTCGATCATCGGCCGCCGTAG